The Marispirochaeta aestuarii genome contains the following window.
GATACGAAGCATCGAGCTGTCGGATGAGGTCTTTGGCCGTGAGGTCAGCGATGGTGCTATTTATTATGCCATTCGAAACGAACTGGCGAATATGCGGATAGGTACCGCTTCCACGAAAACCCGAAGCGAGGTTCGTGGTTCAGGGGCAAAGCCCTGGAGTCAGAAGGGTACCGGCCGGGCACGTTCCGGGCACCGCAGGTCCCCTGTGTGGGTCGGGGGTGGAACGGTTTTTGGTCCCAAGCCCCGGGATTACAGCTATACCGTTCCCAAAAAAATGAAGCGTGCTGCGATGAAGTCGATTCTGAGCATGAAAGCGAAGGACGATTCTCTGGTGGTGGTAGAGGATTTTACTGTCGACAGCGGGAAGACAAAAGATCTATCCCTTATCCTCCGGAACCTTACAGCCGGTGAGCGGACTGTTATGATCCTGAAGGACGATGACGCGATGGTTAAGCGCGCCGGCCGGAATATTCCCTGGTTGACGATTCTTTCCTACAATCGTCTGCGGGCTCATGATCTTTTTTATGGCAGGAAGCTGCTGGTTCTGGAAACTGCCGTAAAGAATCTGAATGATTTCTATGCAGGACAGGCTTCCAAAGCCTAAGGTGGTGAGATTATATGGATACACAACAGATAATCATTGAGCCGGTTCTGACCGAAAAGACCAATCTGATGCGGGAAGGCGATCAGAAGAAATACGTTTTCAAGGTGCATCCCTGGGCCAACAAGAATATGGTGATGCGGGCCATGAAGGAACTTTTCGATGTCAAGCCTGTTAAGTGCAATATCGTAAATGTCAAGGCAAAGCCCCGTTCGACCAGGACGAAGCACGGTGTACGCCGCGGCAGCACAACTCCCTGGAAGAAGGCGATCGTTACCCTGGCATCAGGCGATAAGATCGAAATCATCGACGGCATTTAACACAGCGGTAAGGAGAAGCGAGAATGGGTATAAAGAAATACAAGCCGAGAACCCCGGCTTTGCGGTATAAAACGTCTCTTACGTTTGAAGAAATAACCGCAACCAAATCTGAAAAGGCTCTTACCATCGGGAAATTTCAGAAGGCCGGAAGGGGCGCTGGCGGACGTATCAGTGTCCGGCGCAGGGGCGGCGGACATAAACGAAAATACAGGGTCATCGACTTTAAAAGGGACAAATATGGAATACCCGGCAAGGTCGCTACCATAGAATATGATCCCAACCGCAGCGCTAACATTGCTCTGATACATTACGCCGACGGCGAAAAGCGGTACATCCTGGCCCCCAGGGGTCTGAAGGTCGGCATGTCCATCGTCAGCGGTGAAAACGCACCGAAAGAGATTGGAAACGCTCTTCCCCTGGAGAATATCAACCTTGGTATGACTGTTCATAACGTCGAGCTCCAGAAGGGGCGTGGCGGACAGCTTGTCAGGGCAGCCGGAATGGGTGCGACCCTGGTTGCCAAAGAGGATGACTACGTAACTCTTAAGCTGCCATCCGGGGAGATGCGTCTTGTTTTCAAGAAGTGCATGGCTACTCTTGGAGAAATTGGAAACGAAGATCACATGAACGTTTCCATCGGAAAGGCCGGTCGTTCACGCTGGCTTGGAAAGAGGCCGAAGGTCCGGGGTGTAGTGATGAACCCCGTTGATCACCCCCATGGAGGCGGTGAAGGAAGAACTTCCGGCGGACGTCATCCGGTTACCCCCTGGGGTCAGCCTACCAAGGGTTACAAGACACGGAAGAAGAGAAAATCCTCCGGCAAGTTTATTGTCAAGAAGCGGAAATAGGAGAGAGTCGTGGCGCGTTCTATAAAGAAAGGACCATTTATCGAGAAGAAGCTGTACAAGCGTATACTCGAGATGAGCAAATCCGGTGAGAAACGGATGATCAAGACCTACTCCCGGTGTTCTACGATTATTCCTGAGATGGTTGGATTAACTATTTCGGTTTATAACGGTAAGAGCTGGGTGCCGGTTTATGTAACGGAAAACCTGGTCGGACACAAGCTTGGAGAGTTTTCCCCGACAAGAATTTTCCGTGGTCATGCAGGTTCTGACAAGAAAGCCGGAAAGAGATAGGTGAGGCAATAAGATATGGAAGCGAAGAAAGGCTATAAAGCTAATATTCGGCATCTGCTGATTGCTCCGACCAAGTTGCGCCGGGTTGCAAACGTAGTCCGGAACAAGCCTTACGTCGAGGCAATGGCTATTCTTGAAAGTCTGCCTCAGAAGGGAGCGAAATTCCTGACCAAGGCGATTCATTCTGCTGCGGCCAATGCCCTGGTACAGAATAAGCAGCTTGACGAAGAGATGCTGTATATCAAGGATCTGCAGATCAACGAAGGTCCGAGGCTCAGGCGTCTGTGGGCTCGTGCGCGGGGACGCCGGGACATCCTGCAGAAACGTATGAGTCATATATCTGTAGTCGTAGACGAAATTGCTGAGAGGGGTAAATAGGATGGGGCAGAAAGTTAATCCCATTGGATTGCGTTTAGGAATCAACAAAACATGGTCTTCCAAATGGTATGTGGATCCCAGGGAATACGCTGATACCCTTCATGAAGACCTTGCTCTCAGGAAGGCTCTCGCCGCATCTCCCGAGGCTCAGGGTGCTGAGATATCCGAAGTTGAGATTATCAGGCATCCCCAGAGGATAACCATCGTAATTCACACCTCCAGACCGGGAATTATCATCGGTGCCAAGGGTGCGAATATAGAAAAGGTGGGCGGTCGTCTTCAGAAGATTGCCAACAAGAAAATCCAGCTTAAGATCAAAGAGGTTAAACGACCGGAGGTCAACGCTCAGATAATCGCCCAGAATGTTGCACGGCAGCTGAAGTCCCGCGGTTCCTTCCGGCGGGCCCTCAAGATGGCTGTAAATAACGCCATGAAAGCCGGTGTGCAGGGTGTCAAGGTGCGCGTAGCAGGACGTCTTGGCGGTGCCGAGATGTCCAGGACCGAACAGTATAAGGACGGACGGGTTCCTCTTCATACACTGAGGGCGAATATTGATTACGGTACCGCCGAGGCCGACACCACCTTCGGCGTTATCGGGGTTAAAGTCTGGGTTTTTACCGGCGAAGTATATCGGAAGGATCGAAAGGAAGACGCAGGGCTCCTGGTTCGGAAAAAGAAAACCCCCGCTGCTGCGTCGGAGAGGAGCTAAGCGATGCTGAGTCCAAAGAGAACGAAGTTCAGGAAACAACACCGTCAGGTTCGTCGTCTGAAAAAGACAGCTAACCGGGGGAATAAGATATCCTTTGGAGATTTCGGGTTGATTGCCCTTGAGGGTGAGTGGATAACCAACCGGCAGATAGAAGCTGCCCGTATCGCGATGACCAGACACGTAAAGCGTGGCGGTAAGGTCTGGATCAGGATATTCCCTGACGTTCCTTACACAAAGAAACCTGCTGAAACGCGGATGGGAAAAGGTAAGGGTAACCCCGAAACCTGGGTAGCTGTGGTCAAAGAGGGAACCGTAATGTTCGAGATGGCGGGTGTCCCCCTTGAGCTTGCGCAGGAAGCTATGAAACTTGCTGCATCCAAGCTGCCCATCAAGACGAAGTTCGCCGTACGGCGGGATTTGGAGTAATAGCTATGAAGAACTCATTTTCTGATCTTACGTATGATGAGCTTCTGCTGAAGCGTGAGGAGCTGAAATCGAAGCTCCGTGAACACCGGTTTAACAAGGTGCTTGGGCACGTGGAAAATCCGGTGGAAAAACGTAACCTGCGTCGAAGCGTAGCTCGTTTGAACACGATTATCCACGAGTATGCCCTTGGAATGCGAGTACCGGAAGAAGGTAGGAAATAGAAATGGATACTATGGATAAAGACGCGGTGGAAAAGACAAGTAACGAAACCGGCAAAAAGGTGTATACCGGGGTGGTCGTCAGTGACAAAATGGACAAGTCCATTGTGATTCAGGTTTCGACACGGCAGCTGCACCCCTTGTATAAGAAATATGTCGCCCGGTCAAAGAAGTTTATGGCCCATGATGAGAATAATGATGCACATATCGGAGATACTGTACGCATTGTTGAGTCCCGGCCCATGAGTAAGCGAAAAACCTGGAAGCTGGTTGAAATTGTAGAGCGCGCGAAATAATCCGACGCGACATGAGGGAGAAGAATTACCATGGTACAGATGCAGACATATCTGAATGTTGCCGACAACAGCGGAGCAAAGCGCGTCCAGTGTATTAAGGTGCTCGGAGGCAGTAAAAGAAAATATGCCGGAGTCGGCGATATTATAGTAGTTGCGGTGAAGGATGCTCTTCCCAATGCTGCCATCAAGAGCGGGGATGTCCAGAAGGCTGTAATCGTGCGGACTAAAAAGGAGTTTCGTCGCCCGGACGGAACCTACATCCGCTTTGATGACAACGCCTGCGTTATTATTGACGCAAACCTTAATCCCCGGGGAAAGCGTATTTTCGGGCCTGTAGCCAGGGAGCTTAGAGATACCGGTTTCATGAAAATCGTATCACTGGCTCCAGAGGTCCTTTAGGCTCTGCACGAGGTATAAAGGATGAGTGGGAAGATGAAGATAAAACTGAAAAAAGAGGACACAGTCCAGGTCATCGCGGGGAAAGACGCCGGAAAGAGCGGTAAAGTTCTCAGAATTGACCGGAACAAGGGACGTGTAGTGGTTCAGGGGCTGAATATGGTCAAAAAGTCCGTAAAGCCCAGGAGTCAGCAGGACAAGGGAGGTATCATCGATATCGAAGCCGGTCTTGCAGTTTCTAACGTCATGATCGTATGCAAAAAATGCGGACCTACACGGATCGGATATAAAATCGATGGCGATTCGAAGATCAGGGTCTGCAGAAAATGCGGGGAGGCTCTTTGATGGCTGAGTACACACCCAGACTTAAAAAGGTGTATCTGGAAACCGTCAGAAAAGAACTGGTGGAAGAGTTCGGATACAAGTCACCGATGCAGATCCCTCGGGTAGAGAAGGTCAGCGTTAGTGTTGGTGTCGG
Protein-coding sequences here:
- the rplD gene encoding 50S ribosomal protein L4 encodes the protein MEKKVLSTDGKEIRSIELSDEVFGREVSDGAIYYAIRNELANMRIGTASTKTRSEVRGSGAKPWSQKGTGRARSGHRRSPVWVGGGTVFGPKPRDYSYTVPKKMKRAAMKSILSMKAKDDSLVVVEDFTVDSGKTKDLSLILRNLTAGERTVMILKDDDAMVKRAGRNIPWLTILSYNRLRAHDLFYGRKLLVLETAVKNLNDFYAGQASKA
- the rplW gene encoding 50S ribosomal protein L23 codes for the protein MDTQQIIIEPVLTEKTNLMREGDQKKYVFKVHPWANKNMVMRAMKELFDVKPVKCNIVNVKAKPRSTRTKHGVRRGSTTPWKKAIVTLASGDKIEIIDGI
- the rplB gene encoding 50S ribosomal protein L2 — translated: MGIKKYKPRTPALRYKTSLTFEEITATKSEKALTIGKFQKAGRGAGGRISVRRRGGGHKRKYRVIDFKRDKYGIPGKVATIEYDPNRSANIALIHYADGEKRYILAPRGLKVGMSIVSGENAPKEIGNALPLENINLGMTVHNVELQKGRGGQLVRAAGMGATLVAKEDDYVTLKLPSGEMRLVFKKCMATLGEIGNEDHMNVSIGKAGRSRWLGKRPKVRGVVMNPVDHPHGGGEGRTSGGRHPVTPWGQPTKGYKTRKKRKSSGKFIVKKRK
- the rpsS gene encoding 30S ribosomal protein S19; the encoded protein is MARSIKKGPFIEKKLYKRILEMSKSGEKRMIKTYSRCSTIIPEMVGLTISVYNGKSWVPVYVTENLVGHKLGEFSPTRIFRGHAGSDKKAGKR
- the rplV gene encoding 50S ribosomal protein L22; amino-acid sequence: MEAKKGYKANIRHLLIAPTKLRRVANVVRNKPYVEAMAILESLPQKGAKFLTKAIHSAAANALVQNKQLDEEMLYIKDLQINEGPRLRRLWARARGRRDILQKRMSHISVVVDEIAERGK
- the rpsC gene encoding 30S ribosomal protein S3 — translated: MGQKVNPIGLRLGINKTWSSKWYVDPREYADTLHEDLALRKALAASPEAQGAEISEVEIIRHPQRITIVIHTSRPGIIIGAKGANIEKVGGRLQKIANKKIQLKIKEVKRPEVNAQIIAQNVARQLKSRGSFRRALKMAVNNAMKAGVQGVKVRVAGRLGGAEMSRTEQYKDGRVPLHTLRANIDYGTAEADTTFGVIGVKVWVFTGEVYRKDRKEDAGLLVRKKKTPAAASERS
- the rplP gene encoding 50S ribosomal protein L16 — encoded protein: MLSPKRTKFRKQHRQVRRLKKTANRGNKISFGDFGLIALEGEWITNRQIEAARIAMTRHVKRGGKVWIRIFPDVPYTKKPAETRMGKGKGNPETWVAVVKEGTVMFEMAGVPLELAQEAMKLAASKLPIKTKFAVRRDLE
- the rpmC gene encoding 50S ribosomal protein L29, which produces MKNSFSDLTYDELLLKREELKSKLREHRFNKVLGHVENPVEKRNLRRSVARLNTIIHEYALGMRVPEEGRK
- the rpsQ gene encoding 30S ribosomal protein S17, whose protein sequence is MEKTSNETGKKVYTGVVVSDKMDKSIVIQVSTRQLHPLYKKYVARSKKFMAHDENNDAHIGDTVRIVESRPMSKRKTWKLVEIVERAK
- the rplN gene encoding 50S ribosomal protein L14, producing MVQMQTYLNVADNSGAKRVQCIKVLGGSKRKYAGVGDIIVVAVKDALPNAAIKSGDVQKAVIVRTKKEFRRPDGTYIRFDDNACVIIDANLNPRGKRIFGPVARELRDTGFMKIVSLAPEVL
- the rplX gene encoding 50S ribosomal protein L24, coding for MKIKLKKEDTVQVIAGKDAGKSGKVLRIDRNKGRVVVQGLNMVKKSVKPRSQQDKGGIIDIEAGLAVSNVMIVCKKCGPTRIGYKIDGDSKIRVCRKCGEAL